One window of the Leptospira koniambonensis genome contains the following:
- a CDS encoding LIC10235 family protein, whose amino-acid sequence MKPKKVTNDDLEKIIAGVKTQAVEAIGNYLYKGFRIQVSKYNLSGAERVQLLYQRRRKEGLCIVCGTKVGKKNPSTGRLYRLCEFHRKKIDKKK is encoded by the coding sequence ATGAAACCAAAGAAAGTCACTAACGATGATTTGGAAAAGATCATCGCCGGGGTAAAAACTCAAGCTGTTGAAGCGATAGGTAATTACCTCTACAAAGGATTTCGCATTCAGGTTAGTAAATACAACCTGTCTGGGGCGGAGAGGGTTCAGCTCCTTTACCAGAGGAGAAGGAAAGAAGGTCTTTGTATCGTCTGCGGCACTAAAGTAGGTAAAAAAAATCCTTCTACTGGCCGATTATATCGCCTCTGCGAATTCCACAGAAAGAAAATAGATAAAAAAAAGTAA
- a CDS encoding tetratricopeptide repeat protein yields MFSGFYYKGVNFPYFSNAASKTLTPSRILVLILLIFSFSFSVFGQGENPSKQGPSDPDILFRIAEEAYKDRRFYKAAESLRNFLVLYPGNSKKNRVLGLLKDCFLKLDRPEKALEVSLDLYKMEPTGESGLESYLEAGRLLAKMGEIDQAKQIFSSICRQSYSRAMAEKAALEFSGIDLLSDGEESSPEGESCREK; encoded by the coding sequence TTGTTTTCCGGATTTTATTATAAGGGCGTCAATTTTCCCTATTTCTCGAACGCAGCTTCAAAAACACTGACGCCGTCCCGAATCCTAGTCTTAATCCTTCTTATTTTTTCTTTCTCCTTCTCCGTATTTGGCCAAGGGGAAAATCCTTCTAAACAAGGACCTTCTGATCCTGATATTCTATTTAGGATCGCTGAAGAAGCATATAAGGACCGTCGCTTTTACAAGGCTGCAGAAAGTCTTCGTAACTTCCTGGTTCTCTATCCTGGAAATTCTAAAAAAAATAGGGTGCTTGGCCTTCTCAAAGATTGTTTTCTGAAGTTGGATCGACCTGAGAAAGCTTTAGAAGTGAGTCTGGACCTTTACAAAATGGAACCGACAGGAGAATCCGGGTTAGAATCCTACTTGGAAGCCGGGCGCCTACTCGCCAAGATGGGAGAAATCGACCAGGCGAAGCAGATTTTCTCTTCTATTTGCAGACAATCTTACTCCAGAGCAATGGCAGAAAAAGCCGCCCTGGAATTCTCTGGTATCGATCTACTTTCGGATGGGGAAGAATCTTCTCCGGAAGGGGAATCTTGCCGCGAAAAATAA
- a CDS encoding PPK2 family polyphosphate kinase — MIKLSEYSTEPDEELSKEKAEELRQKELERIEELQIRLFAGKKKSLLIILQGVDASGKDGSVKKLFSALNPLGCTCKAWKAPTQEELSRDFLWRIHKELPGKGWIQIFNRSHYEDILVPFVSESLSKDKLKERLEFIGSFEEFVSKENHTHILKFFLHISQEEQIKRIEERLSNPEKNWKFDPSDLEAHKNFKKYQNAYEWIFSHSKERFPWVIVPSDKKWYRDYLIAKSVRKELEDMDLKYPKLEVQPGQI, encoded by the coding sequence ATGATTAAACTTTCCGAATATTCCACAGAACCTGACGAAGAACTTTCCAAAGAGAAAGCGGAAGAACTTCGTCAGAAGGAATTGGAAAGGATAGAAGAGCTGCAGATCCGTCTTTTTGCAGGGAAAAAGAAATCATTACTGATCATTCTTCAGGGAGTAGATGCTTCCGGAAAAGATGGGTCCGTCAAAAAACTTTTCTCAGCGTTAAATCCTTTGGGCTGCACCTGCAAGGCTTGGAAGGCTCCTACACAAGAAGAATTGAGCCGCGATTTTCTTTGGAGAATTCACAAAGAACTTCCCGGGAAGGGATGGATACAGATTTTCAATCGTTCCCATTACGAGGATATTCTGGTTCCTTTTGTTTCCGAAAGTTTATCTAAGGATAAACTCAAAGAAAGATTAGAGTTTATAGGTTCTTTCGAGGAATTTGTATCTAAGGAAAATCATACTCATATTCTCAAATTCTTCCTACATATTTCCCAAGAAGAACAGATCAAAAGGATAGAAGAGAGATTATCCAATCCTGAAAAGAATTGGAAGTTCGATCCAAGCGATCTAGAGGCTCATAAAAATTTCAAAAAGTACCAGAACGCGTATGAGTGGATATTTTCCCATTCTAAGGAGCGTTTTCCTTGGGTGATCGTTCCTTCTGACAAGAAATGGTATAGGGATTATCTGATCGCTAAGTCAGTTCGTAAGGAATTGGAAGACATGGATCTCAAATACCCTAAGCTGGAAGTCCAACCGGGCCAGATCTAA
- a CDS encoding DUF2804 domain-containing protein, with product MNLETEIQQPTILCDPSGKVNRNAIGWSKTPLHRCNVKGHWLRKKKWNYWCFYDQNFLASFTVSDIDYAGVIFCYWLDRRTGEFQETTVITPFGKGTLLGQTVSSTARYEGKEGFLDFQIDADGNYKIKVDFLKGTKKAIQAEITLDIPEQWESLNVVVPWNRNRFQFTHKLFGLGAKGKVTTASKSYEFNPKDSFGVLDYGRGVWPYFSKWNWASMSYRPGGNEIYGMNLGGGWTDGTGTTENALLINGRIYKIPSVVAFEFDKKDPTKPWMIYSKESKAVELVFTPDFHRKAYSNMGLIASKVNQMIGSFDGVFRIGKSEFRIERGQGWAEDHIARW from the coding sequence ATGAACTTAGAAACAGAAATCCAACAACCTACCATTTTATGTGATCCTTCCGGTAAAGTGAATCGGAATGCGATCGGCTGGTCCAAAACTCCCTTACATAGATGTAATGTAAAAGGCCATTGGCTTCGTAAGAAAAAATGGAATTACTGGTGTTTTTACGATCAAAACTTTTTGGCGTCCTTTACTGTTTCGGACATTGATTACGCAGGGGTGATCTTTTGTTATTGGTTGGATAGAAGGACAGGTGAATTTCAGGAAACAACAGTAATCACTCCTTTTGGAAAAGGAACTTTGCTTGGACAAACTGTTTCTAGTACAGCTCGGTACGAAGGTAAAGAAGGATTTTTAGATTTCCAAATCGATGCAGATGGAAATTACAAGATCAAAGTTGATTTTTTAAAAGGTACTAAAAAAGCGATCCAAGCAGAAATTACATTAGATATTCCTGAACAATGGGAAAGTTTGAATGTTGTAGTTCCTTGGAATAGAAATCGTTTTCAATTCACTCACAAATTATTCGGATTAGGAGCAAAAGGAAAAGTCACAACTGCTTCTAAATCTTATGAGTTCAATCCTAAGGATTCATTCGGAGTTTTGGATTATGGAAGAGGGGTCTGGCCTTATTTCAGTAAATGGAACTGGGCTTCTATGTCTTATCGTCCAGGCGGGAACGAAATTTATGGAATGAATTTAGGCGGCGGCTGGACTGATGGAACTGGAACTACCGAAAATGCTCTTTTGATCAATGGTAGAATTTATAAAATTCCTTCTGTAGTCGCTTTTGAATTCGATAAAAAAGATCCTACAAAACCTTGGATGATCTATTCCAAAGAAAGCAAAGCAGTCGAGCTTGTATTCACTCCGGATTTTCACAGAAAGGCTTATTCCAATATGGGTTTAATTGCTTCTAAAGTGAATCAAATGATCGGTAGTTTTGATGGTGTTTTCCGAATAGGAAAAAGTGAATTTAGGATTGAAAGAGGACAAGGTTGGGCAGAAGATCATATCGCCCGCTGGTAG
- a CDS encoding glycerophosphodiester phosphodiesterase, with protein MNSDPFLLPKPWVIAHRGDSGEYPENTMSSFQNAWELKADWIELDIIHSADSKIVVIHDDTLDRTTDQKGEVKLLPFNMIRKADAGSWKDPRFKGEKVPDLWEVWDYLKSKNIGLNVEIKSGAYEEIPIETPIEQELIDYTKQNSLFHKTLFSSFCWDSLVRIRELSIEAKLGILIGDETSSWMEALELGFRLNAFSLNLSAKGLDKETVSKIQKEGFKVLVYTLNTEEELKFGIDLGVDGIFTNYPKRMRSLLT; from the coding sequence ATGAATTCGGATCCATTCCTTCTTCCTAAACCTTGGGTAATTGCTCATAGAGGAGATAGCGGAGAATATCCTGAGAACACAATGAGTTCCTTTCAAAACGCCTGGGAGCTTAAGGCGGATTGGATAGAACTAGACATCATTCACTCTGCTGATAGCAAGATTGTAGTCATTCACGATGACACATTGGATAGAACCACTGATCAAAAAGGAGAAGTGAAACTTCTTCCATTTAATATGATCCGTAAGGCGGATGCAGGCTCTTGGAAAGATCCTAGGTTTAAAGGGGAGAAGGTGCCGGATCTTTGGGAAGTCTGGGACTATCTAAAATCCAAAAACATTGGTCTGAATGTAGAGATCAAATCAGGAGCTTACGAAGAGATTCCGATCGAAACTCCTATCGAACAAGAACTGATAGACTATACAAAACAAAATTCTCTCTTCCATAAAACATTATTCTCTTCCTTTTGCTGGGACTCTTTGGTGCGTATTAGAGAATTATCCATAGAAGCAAAACTTGGTATTTTGATAGGGGATGAAACATCTTCTTGGATGGAAGCATTGGAGCTTGGTTTTAGATTGAACGCATTCAGTTTGAATCTTTCTGCAAAAGGTTTAGATAAGGAAACAGTTTCCAAGATCCAGAAAGAAGGTTTTAAGGTTTTAGTTTATACACTAAATACAGAAGAAGAACTGAAATTTGGAATAGATCTGGGAGTCGATGGGATCTTTACGAATTATCCTAAAAGAATGAGATCTCTTCTTACTTAA
- a CDS encoding phasin-related domain-containing protein, protein MEKQLLDILNAGIGLLKSGQEGLDKAKVDLEKTYGELVAKGAADNSEGSVKIRESVDKLLNEIKEVSTVAGKNYEETRGKIVEKYNQISEEIKKRVPEGQLDAVKAKLTEVAETIKATAKGKA, encoded by the coding sequence ATGGAAAAACAACTGTTGGACATTCTTAATGCTGGAATCGGACTTTTGAAATCTGGACAAGAAGGATTAGACAAAGCGAAAGTGGATTTGGAAAAAACCTACGGAGAATTAGTAGCTAAAGGTGCTGCAGACAATTCTGAAGGTTCTGTAAAAATTCGCGAATCTGTGGATAAACTTTTGAACGAAATCAAAGAAGTTTCCACTGTTGCTGGCAAAAACTACGAAGAAACTCGTGGTAAGATCGTTGAGAAGTACAATCAAATCTCCGAAGAGATCAAAAAACGCGTTCCAGAAGGCCAATTAGATGCTGTTAAAGCTAAATTGACCGAAGTAGCTGAAACAATCAAAGCTACTGCAAAAGGAAAAGCTTAA